A single window of Yoonia sp. GPGPB17 DNA harbors:
- a CDS encoding DsbA family protein yields the protein MRALVFASVLLAGSPLAAEDDFDQRVIEAILNNPEVVLLAIQRLEAERELAATEVERRQIAEVAEQLFGDDPEIRLVEFFDYRCGYCAQSASQMQTLPHEMTDSVRLIEFPILGEASNDIAKVSIAVRNVAGEEAYLRFHYAVFDAAGRVGDTASAVRLAASLGYDAEAIAVEAESNDVAAEILRNQRLAATLGIRGTPTFVGRDQIYDGMLNPEELVEILDTEKDES from the coding sequence ATGCGTGCTTTGGTTTTTGCAAGTGTATTGCTGGCCGGATCGCCACTTGCGGCGGAAGATGACTTTGATCAGCGGGTCATCGAGGCAATACTGAATAACCCAGAGGTAGTATTGCTCGCGATCCAAAGGTTGGAGGCTGAGCGAGAATTGGCAGCAACGGAAGTTGAAAGGCGTCAGATCGCGGAGGTAGCCGAGCAGCTGTTTGGGGACGACCCAGAGATCCGGCTTGTGGAGTTCTTTGACTACCGCTGTGGGTATTGTGCGCAAAGCGCGTCACAGATGCAGACCCTACCTCACGAAATGACAGACAGCGTTCGATTGATTGAATTTCCTATTTTGGGCGAGGCGTCAAATGATATCGCTAAGGTATCGATCGCCGTTCGGAACGTGGCTGGCGAAGAAGCATATCTACGCTTCCATTATGCGGTTTTTGACGCGGCAGGCCGGGTAGGTGACACAGCAAGCGCAGTTAGACTAGCAGCGAGCCTTGGATACGACGCCGAGGCCATTGCCGTTGAGGCGGAGTCCAACGATGTGGCTGCTGAGATCCTTCGAAACCAACGGCTTGCAGCAACCCTAGGGATCAGAGGCACACCAACGTTCGTTGGGCGGGATCAGATCTATGATGGCATGCTGAATCCCGAAGAGCTTGTGGAAATTCTCGACACAGAAAAGGACGAATCCTGA
- a CDS encoding type IV secretion system DNA-binding domain-containing protein encodes MYKTKRRTVKSLIQHLLHLDSEVLAKLIAGTPGSHFFNEDIVKTAQSIRANLISELRFLEYLRDDAEAFSIREWMKSDEPSFLFLTGDAEHAAATRNIISTMLEISANALMGMGPASEPRCYFFMDEVPTLNRLPFLISSLAEIRQFGGAFVLGYQVYSQLEDIYGREAAQTISGTVNNRIVFNTPDFRTAKLCSEMLGNQDKWESNTNISVGAHEARDGVGFTQQRVERAIITPAEIQSLPQHRAAVKFAYDSPTAVVDMKQVFVDETQPRFLPYMGSASGFAEYVEPKAKSPKEDPAKTVEIVRAFHQWCGWRFHCDASEFPSDATEPCAAYKVYFDHFKSCLNAGTHPENIHPVVALGDGLARNAPICPKSDEDDISGTDNGVYEDVIRTEGPIPPRYDGPEFDQPPVEINLFNHTEPSSDADPIPEPEPGPVDPKASPPAETPQPKLPLPSGWSPDAPSGA; translated from the coding sequence TTGTACAAAACAAAGCGTCGTACCGTAAAATCACTTATCCAGCACTTGCTGCATCTCGACTCAGAGGTTCTGGCGAAACTCATTGCCGGAACGCCTGGCTCCCACTTTTTCAACGAAGACATTGTCAAGACGGCCCAAAGTATTCGCGCAAACCTGATTTCTGAACTGCGTTTTCTTGAATATCTCAGGGACGATGCTGAGGCCTTTTCGATCCGAGAGTGGATGAAATCAGATGAGCCGTCTTTCCTTTTCCTAACTGGTGATGCTGAGCATGCGGCTGCAACGCGCAACATCATTTCCACGATGCTCGAAATCTCTGCCAACGCTTTGATGGGGATGGGGCCTGCAAGCGAGCCACGCTGTTACTTCTTCATGGATGAGGTCCCTACCCTCAACCGTCTTCCCTTCCTGATCAGCTCACTTGCTGAAATCCGTCAGTTTGGTGGCGCTTTCGTCCTCGGTTATCAGGTCTATAGTCAGCTTGAAGATATCTACGGCCGCGAAGCTGCTCAAACCATTTCCGGTACCGTTAACAACCGGATCGTCTTCAACACCCCGGACTTTCGCACGGCAAAGCTCTGCTCAGAAATGCTAGGCAACCAGGACAAGTGGGAGTCGAACACAAACATCAGCGTCGGTGCGCACGAAGCACGTGATGGCGTCGGCTTCACCCAGCAACGTGTCGAACGCGCAATCATCACACCTGCGGAGATACAAAGCCTTCCTCAACACCGTGCCGCAGTCAAATTCGCCTACGACTCTCCAACTGCGGTTGTAGATATGAAACAAGTCTTTGTGGATGAAACACAGCCGCGGTTCTTGCCTTACATGGGTAGCGCGTCTGGTTTTGCGGAATATGTTGAACCAAAGGCCAAGTCTCCGAAAGAAGATCCGGCAAAGACTGTCGAGATTGTTCGGGCTTTTCATCAATGGTGTGGTTGGCGCTTTCACTGCGACGCCAGCGAATTTCCCTCGGATGCGACCGAGCCGTGCGCCGCATACAAAGTCTACTTTGATCATTTCAAGAGCTGCTTAAATGCTGGAACCCACCCTGAAAACATCCATCCCGTCGTCGCTTTGGGTGATGGGCTGGCGAGGAACGCACCCATTTGTCCCAAGAGCGATGAAGATGATATTTCAGGGACAGACAATGGCGTCTACGAAGACGTTATAAGAACGGAAGGACCAATTCCGCCGCGTTACGACGGCCCTGAATTCGACCAGCCACCTGTTGAAATCAACCTATTCAATCACACTGAACCTTCTTCCGATGCAGACCCTATCCCGGAACCAGAACCAGGCCCCGTCGATCCCAAAGCCTCACCCCCAGCGGAAACGCCCCAACCCAAATTGCCATTGCCGAGTGGCTGGTCACCTGACGCACCATCGGGGGCTTGA
- a CDS encoding type II toxin-antitoxin system prevent-host-death family antitoxin, translating to MPIKIVDEFPKTAMNRKATDVWMAASRGPVSLSDHGTSRFVLMPRDMFDDLTSRADTRIVRATSETPDDEADALLKVLDEVIRSDD from the coding sequence ATGCCAATCAAGATCGTAGACGAATTTCCCAAAACGGCCATGAACCGCAAGGCCACCGATGTATGGATGGCAGCATCGCGCGGCCCAGTCAGCTTGTCTGATCACGGCACATCGCGGTTTGTCCTGATGCCGCGCGATATGTTCGATGATCTCACATCGCGGGCCGATACCAGGATCGTGCGCGCTACGTCTGAAACACCAGACGACGAAGCGGACGCGTTGCTAAAGGTTCTGGACGAAGTGATCAGAAGCGATGACTGA
- a CDS encoding type IV secretion system DNA-binding domain-containing protein, with protein sequence MMAKTVSSASTLIRGGQTAQHWWRMGWQVLRFATVVGALIYVCSFVYLVARTYNPSEMRIAFYYEMAERGVVGQNGFDQLYTFKDLTGDTITVPAVQIYRNTEYRRIRDGFFYTFHSSARLAGIPAVLLGLLSLLIFIKTGNRIQEDEFVRGARLVSASQLKGWSALKWRKYKKKHKGRKTAKPLTIAGIPFPPDAVEAQTMLNGTVGVGKTNAMIEMLSIIRENGGKAIIYDRMGGFVSRFYDESTDYLINPFDDRSSSWNPFDDVLDAASFTQLGEVMIPEHRGAASDPFGHRRRASSSITLRGNCTKQSVVP encoded by the coding sequence ATGATGGCCAAGACAGTAAGCTCAGCTTCAACACTCATCCGTGGCGGTCAAACGGCACAGCATTGGTGGCGGATGGGATGGCAGGTTCTCCGGTTTGCGACTGTCGTCGGCGCGTTGATCTACGTCTGTAGCTTCGTTTACTTGGTTGCCCGCACATACAACCCCAGCGAGATGCGCATCGCTTTCTACTATGAAATGGCAGAACGCGGTGTCGTCGGACAAAACGGCTTCGACCAGCTCTACACCTTCAAAGACCTCACAGGAGACACCATCACCGTTCCAGCCGTGCAGATTTATCGTAACACTGAATATCGACGCATCCGTGACGGGTTCTTTTATACTTTCCATAGCTCGGCCAGGCTCGCAGGCATTCCTGCCGTGCTCTTGGGGCTGCTTTCCTTGCTTATCTTTATAAAGACAGGAAACCGCATCCAGGAGGATGAATTCGTTCGCGGCGCTCGCCTAGTCTCTGCTTCTCAGCTCAAAGGCTGGAGTGCTCTCAAATGGCGCAAATACAAGAAAAAGCACAAGGGACGGAAAACAGCCAAACCCTTGACGATTGCTGGCATTCCATTTCCCCCAGACGCCGTCGAAGCCCAGACGATGCTGAATGGTACCGTCGGTGTCGGTAAAACCAATGCCATGATTGAGATGCTTTCCATCATCCGAGAGAATGGTGGGAAGGCCATTATCTATGATCGGATGGGTGGCTTCGTTTCTCGCTTCTACGATGAAAGCACAGACTATCTCATCAACCCGTTTGATGATCGCTCATCATCCTGGAACCCATTCGATGATGTTCTCGATGCGGCGTCTTTTACCCAACTTGGCGAAGTCATGATCCCAGAACATCGCGGCGCTGCAAGCGACCCTTTTGGTCACAGGCGGCGCGCATCGTCTTCGATTACGCTGCGCGGGAATTGTACAAAACAAAGCGTCGTACCGTAA
- a CDS encoding cell wall hydrolase, which translates to MGQWCRSELIDRAPGGELVQDGNRVEWRPSAANAPNSISLDAGDRDLVIRTIAAEAGSETRQGQVAVASVIRNRVNDDRHPNDASAVVFAPNQFSAWNTDGTGNNIGRDLRTDSELYRQIGDVVDDVFSGNAIDPTGGATHYYSPAGMQDYVNNGHQSNLEPTWQKATEAESGGTVDIGNHVFSGRTVDER; encoded by the coding sequence TTGGGCCAATGGTGCCGAAGCGAACTGATTGACAGAGCTCCTGGGGGCGAGTTAGTCCAAGACGGCAATAGAGTTGAGTGGCGGCCGTCCGCCGCAAATGCACCTAACTCTATCAGCCTCGATGCTGGTGATCGTGACTTGGTCATTCGCACCATTGCAGCTGAAGCAGGTTCAGAAACCCGTCAAGGCCAGGTCGCAGTTGCTTCAGTCATTCGCAATCGAGTGAACGACGATCGTCATCCCAATGATGCGTCCGCCGTTGTCTTTGCTCCCAACCAGTTTTCCGCGTGGAACACGGACGGGACCGGCAACAACATTGGACGGGACCTTCGGACCGATTCAGAGCTTTACCGCCAAATCGGTGACGTTGTTGATGACGTTTTCTCAGGCAATGCTATCGATCCTACAGGTGGCGCAACACACTACTATAGCCCGGCCGGAATGCAGGATTATGTGAATAACGGTCATCAAAGCAATCTGGAGCCGACTTGGCAGAAAGCCACCGAGGCTGAAAGCGGCGGGACAGTCGATATTGGCAACCATGTCTTCTCTGGTCGCACCGTAGATGAGCGCTGA
- a CDS encoding thermonuclease family protein, with the protein MSEVRVRDADTIVVNGTPVRLNGIDAPELATRAGQDSRRWMVNFLRDKVVVCDLNGEKTHDRWVGICFADGEDVGAAVIAAGYALDCERYSGGRYAHLETPAAKSRLTRARYC; encoded by the coding sequence ATGTCGGAAGTGAGAGTCCGTGATGCAGACACAATCGTTGTGAATGGAACGCCGGTCAGACTGAATGGGATAGACGCACCTGAGTTGGCTACTCGGGCGGGGCAGGATTCCCGCCGATGGATGGTAAATTTCCTGCGAGATAAGGTGGTAGTGTGTGATCTCAACGGGGAGAAAACTCATGACCGTTGGGTAGGGATTTGCTTTGCCGACGGTGAAGACGTTGGGGCGGCCGTCATTGCCGCGGGATATGCGCTCGACTGCGAAAGATACTCAGGCGGTCGATATGCGCATCTCGAAACGCCGGCGGCCAAGTCGAGACTGACAAGGGCAAGATACTGCTAG
- the mobF gene encoding MobF family relaxase, with the protein MLSMSNVSSGHASSGYYKAEGYYLEGSNDAEKSSQFYGKAAEEAGLTDSFSDDRFTAILDGQTPDGRMLGRFRDGEREHRPGIDLTFSAPKAVSIAALVGGDTRILKAHTDAVKVALDYAEANLVQTRKYVNGQIQTEKGGKIIAGLFQHDTSRALDPQLHTHAVIANMVKDSTGTFRSLSNEALYNGKMLLGQIYRSSLAENLQDLGYETKALDKGLFDIKGVPQELVDTFSKRREEIEQALKDKSYEPTAVASSLAALATRSAKKPVQRSELRAAWSAEVKSLNVDLQQALRDASNHEQPSSTVREKSAGDAVDFAIAHHSEREAVYSERDLLMTAMKFAPGVTQRAAASELKEYVKDRILYPVDLKEGRFYTDVENIRLETENKDLMRAGMRRDVVDLRNTMERATRRRSDAVISRKLDRTTLTDGQKEAAGMVLSSTSYLTAVQGYAGAGKTYMLETALRMAQARGYEIEGLAPSHKAVTALNDALPVASTVESALVRHENGANLGDKSKTILAVDEASMLSSDSMNRVLKMASAQGYAKVVLIGDVKQLEAVGAGSAFRALQDA; encoded by the coding sequence ATGCTTTCGATGTCGAACGTATCCTCTGGTCATGCGTCCAGCGGATACTACAAAGCCGAAGGCTACTATTTAGAAGGCAGCAACGATGCCGAGAAATCATCACAGTTTTATGGCAAAGCTGCTGAAGAAGCTGGCCTGACAGACTCTTTCTCGGATGACCGCTTCACCGCCATTCTGGATGGCCAAACACCAGATGGTAGGATGTTAGGCCGGTTCCGTGATGGCGAGCGCGAACACAGACCCGGAATAGACCTCACTTTTTCAGCACCCAAGGCCGTTTCTATTGCAGCCCTTGTAGGTGGCGATACGCGAATTCTGAAAGCGCACACCGATGCTGTCAAAGTTGCCTTGGACTATGCTGAGGCAAATCTTGTTCAAACACGAAAATACGTGAACGGACAGATCCAAACAGAAAAAGGCGGCAAGATCATTGCTGGCCTCTTCCAGCATGACACATCTCGCGCTCTCGATCCGCAGCTACATACTCATGCTGTCATAGCGAACATGGTTAAAGACAGCACCGGCACGTTTCGATCCCTGTCAAATGAAGCCCTCTACAACGGAAAGATGCTCCTGGGTCAGATCTATCGGTCTTCTCTGGCGGAGAACCTGCAAGATCTTGGTTACGAAACCAAAGCCTTAGATAAAGGCCTTTTCGATATCAAAGGCGTTCCTCAAGAGCTCGTCGACACCTTCTCAAAACGTCGCGAAGAGATCGAACAAGCTCTCAAGGACAAAAGTTACGAGCCCACCGCTGTCGCCAGCTCCCTCGCGGCGCTGGCAACCCGATCGGCAAAGAAACCGGTTCAACGCTCTGAACTTCGCGCGGCATGGTCCGCCGAAGTTAAATCTCTCAACGTTGATCTTCAACAAGCACTTCGTGATGCGTCGAATCATGAGCAACCCTCATCTACCGTGAGGGAGAAATCCGCAGGCGATGCCGTCGACTTTGCGATAGCTCATCACTCTGAACGTGAGGCAGTCTATTCGGAGCGGGATCTTCTGATGACGGCTATGAAGTTTGCGCCAGGCGTGACTCAAAGAGCTGCTGCATCAGAACTGAAGGAATATGTCAAAGATCGCATCCTCTACCCTGTCGATCTAAAAGAGGGCCGTTTCTACACAGATGTCGAGAACATACGTCTGGAAACGGAAAACAAGGATCTGATGCGAGCCGGGATGCGGCGTGATGTTGTTGATCTTCGTAACACTATGGAACGGGCTACGCGACGCAGATCTGACGCTGTTATTTCACGAAAACTAGATCGCACAACACTCACTGATGGCCAGAAAGAGGCCGCCGGCATGGTGCTTTCGTCAACGTCGTATCTGACTGCGGTTCAAGGCTACGCCGGGGCAGGCAAAACTTACATGCTGGAAACTGCTCTTCGGATGGCGCAGGCGCGTGGATACGAGATTGAAGGCTTGGCCCCATCGCATAAAGCCGTCACAGCGCTCAACGATGCCTTACCCGTCGCGTCCACGGTAGAGAGCGCACTTGTGCGGCACGAAAACGGCGCCAACCTGGGTGACAAATCCAAAACCATTCTCGCGGTTGATGAGGCCTCGATGCTGTCGTCAGACTCAATGAACCGTGTCCTCAAGATGGCGTCTGCCCAAGGCTATGCCAAAGTCGTTCTCATCGGTGACGTTAAGCAGCTGGAAGCCGTTGGCGCCGGATCTGCCTTCCGCGCCCTTCAGGATGCTTAA
- the rseP gene encoding RIP metalloprotease RseP: MIDILAVFFGIILTFLIVVVIHELGHFFTARMVGVKPEIFSVGFGKPIWSRTDRHGIIWQVSRIPAGGYVRFIGDENAASLSSVADGPVIAGSLKAASKTAQAFIAIAGPLANVIFTVVALSVLPFMSGVTAYPWTVANVTHSSDVTGLRVGDQLVAVANEEITSQDTLGSLLSRLPSNSEVVYQIERDGVLRAEIAPRPDLPLIGNVADGSAAADAGLQPGDLLKTIDGEPVHAWSDLQRIVAASDGDPMTFIYDRNGSEMTAQIAPRQSDGSWLVGVGGLPLFTLATERPGIGEAVQSGVSRSWDLLTNLVTGLAGSLTGQNDSCDLDGPIQIASVAGQAIQLGPETFLLFLAIISLGLGVLNLLPVPILDGGHLMLLGYEGATGRPLGKKIQAVLFIGGVTVIVFLMLTATVNDLTC, encoded by the coding sequence TTGATCGATATTCTTGCAGTCTTTTTCGGGATCATTCTGACCTTTCTGATCGTCGTTGTGATCCATGAGCTGGGTCACTTTTTTACGGCCCGAATGGTGGGGGTCAAACCTGAGATTTTCAGCGTCGGATTTGGCAAGCCGATCTGGTCGCGGACAGACCGTCACGGGATCATCTGGCAGGTCTCTCGCATCCCGGCCGGTGGCTATGTCCGCTTCATTGGTGATGAGAATGCAGCCTCCCTTTCGTCGGTGGCTGACGGTCCCGTCATTGCCGGGTCCCTCAAGGCCGCGTCCAAAACTGCGCAGGCTTTCATCGCCATTGCTGGGCCTTTGGCGAACGTCATATTCACAGTCGTCGCGTTGTCGGTTCTTCCGTTTATGTCCGGTGTCACCGCCTACCCTTGGACGGTCGCGAATGTGACGCATTCATCAGATGTGACCGGCCTCCGCGTTGGTGACCAACTCGTCGCCGTCGCTAATGAGGAAATCACATCGCAGGACACGCTGGGATCACTCCTGAGCCGCCTGCCGTCCAATTCCGAGGTGGTCTATCAGATCGAACGTGATGGTGTTCTCCGGGCCGAAATCGCACCGCGCCCTGACCTGCCTTTGATCGGCAATGTTGCGGACGGGTCAGCTGCTGCTGATGCTGGCCTGCAGCCCGGCGACTTGCTCAAGACTATTGATGGCGAACCTGTCCACGCTTGGTCAGATCTTCAACGGATCGTGGCGGCGTCCGATGGAGATCCCATGACCTTCATCTATGATCGGAACGGATCAGAGATGACGGCTCAGATCGCTCCGCGCCAATCCGATGGCAGCTGGCTTGTCGGTGTCGGTGGACTTCCCCTCTTCACCCTCGCCACTGAACGCCCCGGGATTGGTGAAGCGGTGCAGTCTGGTGTCTCCCGCTCGTGGGACCTGCTGACCAATCTGGTGACGGGTCTCGCCGGATCACTGACCGGCCAGAACGATAGCTGCGATCTTGATGGCCCGATCCAGATCGCCTCGGTTGCCGGTCAAGCCATCCAGCTCGGTCCTGAAACCTTCCTTCTGTTCCTTGCTATCATCTCGCTCGGTCTTGGTGTTTTGAACCTCTTGCCGGTCCCGATCCTCGATGGTGGTCATCTGATGCTGCTTGGCTATGAGGGTGCGACGGGTCGACCTCTTGGCAAGAAGATTCAAGCTGTCCTGTTCATCGGCGGTGTGACCGTGATCGTCTTCCTGATGCTCACCGCAACTGTGAACGATCTGACGTGCTAG
- a CDS encoding GIY-YIG nuclease family protein, producing the protein MRKRRRHRKNYIPWFRTRGWGTVYLLQSRSEPALFKVGFTQRKTDTRRNELKGLVDGGLRIVFTVSMPHAYVTEQRTLKGLAGRWFGRRDRRGTEWFILRRRETIEDIAARILRTANEVQFEARLKLSWGGSSKIRTFATKQLS; encoded by the coding sequence ATGAGAAAGCGAAGGCGGCATCGAAAAAACTACATCCCTTGGTTTAGGACGAGAGGGTGGGGGACAGTCTATTTGCTTCAGTCCCGATCAGAACCCGCTTTATTCAAGGTGGGGTTCACTCAACGAAAGACAGACACCCGTCGAAACGAACTAAAGGGCCTGGTTGATGGAGGTCTACGCATCGTGTTCACTGTATCGATGCCGCATGCATATGTGACGGAGCAAAGGACGCTGAAAGGACTAGCAGGTCGATGGTTCGGACGTCGCGACCGTCGAGGAACAGAATGGTTCATCTTGCGTCGGAGAGAAACCATAGAGGACATTGCGGCCAGGATCCTGCGAACTGCGAATGAGGTGCAATTCGAAGCACGTTTGAAGCTTTCTTGGGGCGGTAGTAGCAAGATCCGAACATTTGCGACAAAGCAGCTTTCATGA
- a CDS encoding TSCPD domain-containing protein — MTETRKVETDVGQTVYLSVGYDPDQPDEPREVFYSSGFKSGSMLEFQVQDFCVLFSLLLQYGMKPNEVAKSLARKENPDGTLSFASISGLIVNELSKPPKWA, encoded by the coding sequence TTGACAGAAACTCGCAAGGTTGAGACAGACGTCGGCCAAACGGTGTACCTGTCAGTGGGATACGATCCGGACCAACCGGATGAACCAAGAGAGGTCTTCTATTCGTCAGGGTTCAAGTCCGGATCGATGCTTGAGTTTCAGGTGCAGGATTTTTGCGTGCTGTTTTCGCTTCTGCTGCAGTACGGGATGAAACCAAACGAGGTGGCGAAATCGCTGGCACGCAAGGAAAACCCTGACGGAACGCTGTCATTCGCGAGCATATCCGGGCTGATCGTGAATGAACTCTCGAAACCGCCAAAATGGGCTTGA